GATGGTGATGCCGTTGGCCTCCGCCTCGTCGAAGCGGAAGAAGATGCCGATGGTGTTGGTCTCCTCGCCGGTTTCGAGGTAGCGCACGCCGTTGACCAACAGCGCCCCTTCGGCGTCCTCCTTGAGGAAGGTTCGCTTGTAGTAGCGCTTGCGGGCGCGTTCGTTTCTGAGCCCGGTCTGGCCGATGTCCGGCGCGGGCGGATTCTGCGGGTCGGTGAAGCTTGTATCCCCGTCGCCGATGGCGCAGTGGGTGATGCCGTCCACGGCCTGGCCGAGGAGGAGTTTGGCCGTCAGTATCCGGCCGGTTTTAACGATGAGTCCCAGTGCCATTGCTGTTCTCCTTTAGGTCTGAATTTCGTGGTCTTGATCGATGAGCACCGCGAACAGGATCTGGCTCGTGTCGGCCAGCAGCCCGGCCGGGATCGCGATGCGCTGAACGGTGTCGGATCGGCTGATGTGTGCGCCGGACGTCCGGAAGCTGGTGTCGATGCTCCGCAGCCAGGGGCGCGTCACCCGCACCGCCGCGACGGCATCGACGCCCAGACGGCCATGGACGACGAGCCACAGGTCGGCGCTCCGGTTCAGGCGGTTGTTCACGCGAAGCGCGAGGTCGGATCGTCGTTCGAGCCGATGGGCGACCCGCACCGCGCTGTCGGCCCGGATCATCACCGTGCGCCTGGCCGGTGCTCCGGAAAACAGCTCGAAAAGCGCTCCGGGTTGCGCCGCGCCGATGGCGAGCAGATCCGGCCGCCGGATGCCTCGGCGGGTGGTAATGGATGCCAGTTGTCCCTTATGCACGGCCACGGCGAATCCTCCCGCAGAGCTTGAGAGCCTGGCCACGGTTCATGGACAGGAGCGTTTCCGGGCGTCGCTGGCCGGTGATCGTGGTGACGAATTTGAGCTTTCCGCTATGCGTTGCCATGGCGTTACTCCTTCACCGCGCACCAGCCGCCGGTGGTCAGGTTGAACACGCGGTAGCTGTCTGTTCCGATCTGGATGGTGTCTTCAGAGGCGACGTTGCCGCCGCCCACGGCGAAGATCTCGATGAGTTCGCCGCGCAGTTCCTGGTAGGCGGCGGAGCCGGACATCGAGGCGAGCCAGGGAAAGAGGATGGTGGTGCCGTAGCGCATCTCCGGATCGGTTTCGCCCTGGAGCCCGCCATTTGCCGCACCGCAGCGACCCTGCTGACCGGACGCGGAAGTCCAGCCGTCGAACTTGTTCACGGCGTAGAAGGTGCCCGGCGCGTTGTAGTAACTGTTGATGACCGGCTGCGGGTCCTCGCCGATCTTGGCCCCCGAGGCGTAATCCCGAACGAGGGTTTCGACGGTGATGGTGTTTGGCGTGACGGCGGTGTCGATGGCGCTCACTCGTACGCGTTCGATGCCCGCGTCGTCCTTGATCACATAGTCTTGTCCGGGTGTGACTACGGTGGCGTCGTTGACCTGAAGCACCACACCGCTTCCTGCAGTGACCGCCGCCTGTGTGAGCGCGACAGCCCCCGACCAGAACCGTTTCAGCAGTCCGCTGTAATGGCCGTAGTAGGTGGAGATGAGCTTGGTCACCACGAAGACGTGGTCGAGATCGGCGAACAGCCAGAAGATGAAGTCGGCGCTGTCCTCCACCCGCAGGTAGGTGTAACTGGTGTGCGACGCCTCGTTGACGCCGGTGTGGGTAGCCGCGTCCCAATACTGGAATGCCGCGACGTGAATCCGCCCGGAGGTGGTGCTGATACGGAACTGCAGATAGACGTCCTCGGCCCCGGATTCCCCGTGCGACTTGAAGACGAAATACGGCTGCGGGTCGGCCGACTGGTCGTCGTGCAGGGTCCAGCCGGTGGTGGTCACCAGGAAGGTCCGCAGTTGATTGAGCAGGTCGAGCCGACCGTGGGCGAGTCCTTGAATGCTGTGGTATGCCATGGCGGCCTCCTTAGAGAATTGGGTTTTCCGTGCCGGTCAGGCGCAGCTTGATGTCGAGTTTGTTTTGCACCGGCGTGCCCGGGAGCACGGTGCAACGCCGCCAGAAAGACAGCGTCTGCTGGAAGGCCTTGTCACCGAGATTGAGCGGTGCGCCCTGAGTGGCGGTGTCGAGTCCGGCCTGGGTCAGGGCCAGCCGGTACCAGACCGCTTCGTCGGTGCCGGTTTCGTCGATGGGATCGAGCACCAGCCCGGTGTAGTCGTAGCCGGAATAGACGGTCGTCCCAGCGTCGTGCGCGGTCGCAGCGGTGTTGGCCACGCCCCGCTGCACGGTGAGATTGGCGGTGCCGCCGCCGCTTTCGACGAGCATCTGCTCGCCGTCGATGATGATGAGTTCGCCGTCGGCAAAGCGCGGTTCGGCCAGGGCGATGGAGGTCTGCGTCGCGTCGATGGCCGAGGGGAGGCTCGTCTGCTCGTTGGCGACGTAGAGCTGCCGATCCTTGATGTCGCCGTCGGTGCCGTTGTAGCTCTCGGCCTCGGGGCGGCTGAAATCCCCCTCGGAAATCTGCTGAGTCAGCGCTTCGTCAAGATAGAGGTGAATCGCCATGGGTTCTCCTTCAGGTGGGCCACTGGGTGGCGCGATAGTTGTTGGTGGCGGCCTCGAACCCGGCCTGCGTCGGCGCATGCAGATCCTGCTGACGGAACAGCCAGCGGTAGGACGGCCGCGACCAGCGGAATCCGGCCTGGTTGAGGCGCATGCGGCTCACGCGCATCGGGCGGGTCCGGTCCACGGAAAGGCGCAGGCCGGTGGTATTGAGCGGGCTCGCGCCCAGCTTCATGGTCTCGACCCGATGGCGCTGGAGAGAGCCCGTGTCCACGTAGACTTCAAGCGAGGCCCGTTCGCCGGTCAGATTCGCATTGCTCAGATACCGGGTGTTCAGGGTGTTCGCGTTGAGCCGGAACACAGGCCCTCTCCGCCGCCATCGGTCGATCCGGTCGACGGCCAGGGTGACGTCCGCGTCGCAGCCAGCGGTGGAGGCGAGCAGCAGATTGCTGATGCCGCCCTGGTTGGCGGTGAGATCGAGACCTTCGTTGAGCCTGGCGCGGCCAAGTTGGAAACAGAGGCGGTGCCGAGATTCCAGAGGCAGGCGCAGGTCGTACTTGGCTTCCGCCCGTTCGACCGGTTCCGCCTGCGTGTCGAAAAAGAAGTCCTTCTGCCGAAAGCAGTAGCGCAGCTCGGTCTCGCCATGGGTCAGCGATTTGCGGTTGAGATGGCTTTCGCCGAGCCCGAAGCCGCTTTCCAGCACATCCCCTTCGAAGTCGCGGCCGGTGTAGATGGGCGTACAGAAGGAAACCCGATCCTCGCCGACGCGGGTGTACGGAAGCCGCCAGTCGTTGAGGGCCTTGTGGTTCAGGCGCATCCGGTTCTGGCTGCCGTGAAAACGGGAGACCTTCACGGTGGCCCGGTCGATTTCCGGGAGCATCTCCGTGGTACTGGTGAGTTGCAGCAGCTCCCAGGCCCTCTGCTTGTTGGTCAGGTGACGGCAGGAACCGAGCGAGGAGCGGCTAAGGACGAAGGTCTCGTCGAGAAACGCCAGCACGATCCGTCGCACGGCGTTGGCATGCCCGAAGTCGAGCATCGCGCCGCCTTCGATCCATTCCAGGAGGAACTGGAGCCAGAAACAGCGCGTGCCCGCCGGGTGGTGAAACACCAGGGCGTCGCGCAGCCCCTCGGTCTGGTTGAGACACAGCACGCGAAACACGCCGAGGCTGAACACCAGCCCGGGCAGCTTGGCGTTGCTGAGTCGGGAGCGGGCATTGAGACGCAGCGCCGAGCGGAAGGTCTCCTGGAGTTCCCCCTGCCAACCGAGCGCGTTAAAGTCGCGTTCGATGGCCGGAATGGTGCCCTTGCGGCGATAGATTTCGACCGCCTCCCGCACGCGGCGGCGCTGGCAGTCTGGCGAACAGGTGCCGTCCACTTCGAGGCCGACGAGCCTTGCCAGCAGCGGCAGAAAGCGCTCGTCGCAATGATCCACATCGAAGATGGTCGGGAAGTCGTCGATGGCCTGCTTGAGCTCGTCCAGCGTTCCGGCGGGAAGGCTCAGAAAGGTGCGCAGGTCACCGGCCTCGTCGTTGTGCTCGTAAAGCGGCGGCAGCAGGCCGAGCAGATTGTCCTTGAACCAATCCGACATCAACCGGCCCTCCGCAGATCGAGGTTGACACTGCCGAGAACCGGGATTTCGCCGTGGCGCAGCTCGATGTCCTGCTGGGGCGCGTAGAGATGCATGTGGCTGACGCCACGCACGCCATCGATCAGCGCCACCAGGTCGGAGAAGTGAATGGTCTGACCGAAGGAGACTTGGTCAAAGGAAAAGAAATCGGTGAGCGCGGTTTCGATGCGGCTGCGCACGTTTTCCAGCGGTTCACCGGGCCAGATGTAGACCTCGGCGTCGATGGAAACGGGCCGATAGATCGGGTCGAACAGGTTGATCTCGACCGTGATGACCTTGCGGCGTTCGAGAAACTCGGCGAGGTCCCGCTTGAGCAGCGCCGAGGGCATTCCGCCGCCGTTGGGGGCGATGGCCAGTTGAACGTTGTAATAGCGGATGTTCTGACAGGCATTGGTGTCGAGCACCTTGGCCTTGGCGACGCCTGGGTAACCTTCGGCGAGCGCCTGGTAATCCTCCAGGGTGACGGCTTTCCAGAGACTGCGCAGCTCCGCCGGTGCCTGTCGGCGGGCGTGTTCGAGGGCTTCCCGCGAAGCGCCGCCGGTGGCGGGTACCGGGTTGGTGGCGGTCAGGGAGACCTGGCCGCCGTTCAGGTAGACCGGGCTCAGCAGTTGGGTGATCCGGTTCGGACCGAGATTGCCCTGGTCCCCGATGGTCTGCAGATAGCTGACGGCGATGGCGCTTCCCTGAGCGGGTACAGCGCCGCTTTGTCCGTCGCCGAAAATCAGGGTGGAGATGTCGAGGGCGTCCAGGTCGGCCATGAAATGGCGGCTGTCGGCCAGGCTGTCCTGGAAGTGATCGACCTCGCTCCAGGCGTCGTCCCCCACCGTAACGGTGATGGTGCCCTGGGCGATGACGTCGCCGGTCAGGCGGATGCGCTGGAATGGCAGCCCCGTCGAAGTGAAGGTCTCGGTGCGGCGCACGCCTTGCCGGGCCGGGATGTCCACCGAGAGTAGGCCTCGCGGGAGCAGGCCGTCCTCGACCGTCTCGAAATCCGCCTCGCCGTCACTCAGCAAGGCGCGGCAGGCCGTTCCCGCCGGAATGGTCAGATCCTTGCCGAGCGGGGCGGAGAGCCGGAAACGCAGCGTGGTGGTGGAGGCCACCGGCGAATCCAGCCGGTAGCCGATGAGCTTGCAGAGGTTGATGACGTTCTGGCGCTGGCGGGCCGTGGGCAGAAAGGCCTCGGCCGCCTGGGCGTCCAGGTAGTAGGCCAGCATGTCGCCCACGCCGCAGAACAGATCGAGCAGGACGACGCCGAGATCGGAGTGGTTGAAATCGGTCCAGCGGTCGGTGAGCTGCGGGATCTTCGCCAGCAGCTCCTGACGGATCGATTCGTAATCCTTGTTGATGTATCCGATGCTTGCGCGGCCCATGGTCTCTCCGGTTTTCGGCGGTTATGCGAGAGCGCCTGATGCTCTCGCCACGCCGGTTACTTACCGGAAGGGGCCTGGATGTGTCGGAGGCGGGATGCCTCAGAGCGGGCCGCGCAGTTGCCAGACGGGATTGGGCTGCCCGGATGTGTTGTTGAGGTAGTGGGATTCCTTCTTGCCCTCGAAATAGAACAGACCGATGCGGCCCGGCTCCAACGTGGTGATCCGGTGAACGGTGCCAGCGGCGTTGTCTTCCGCCTGGCTCTGGGTGTCGAAGCCTAGACCGCTCGCGGCCAGATAGAGGGCGTGCTCGGCCTGGGGCGCTTCTGTTTCTGGCGCTCCCTCGAACGTCAGGTAATGGCCGTGGTTGTCACCCGGATCGCTGACGATCCACTTGCCGTTGCGGTCCTGAAAGGCTCCCTCGATGTAGGCGACTTCGTATTCCCCGGCTGGCCAGATCAAGGAGTCGTCCGGATCGGGGCTCATCTCGGCCGCGTCGAACCAGAGCAGATTGAACAGCGTGCGCACGTCCGGCGACAGGCGCACGCTGCGCACCGGCGGCGGTTCTGGCTCGGGCTCCGGCTGGGGATAGCTGGGCGCGGGATTGTTCGGGTCTTCTCTGTAGAAGGGATAGACCAGGTTGCCGTCCACCTGGCTCTGGATCACCCGGTAGGCGATATGCACCAGTAGCAGGTTGCCGTCGATGTTCAGCGGCCGGTCGTCGAAGTGTACCTCCGTGATGATCACCCGCTTTTCCCAGCGCTTGATGGCGTCGATCACGTAATGGCGCAGCAGGCCCTTGAGCACCTCGTCGTTCTGTTCGAACACCAGATCCTTCAGCCGGGAGCCGAACTCCGGATTCATGAACCGTTCGCCGATCCGGGTGCCGAGGATCTGCAGGATGCTTTCGCGGATATGCTCGTGCTCCCGCGAGGTGGCGGTCGAGACCTGGGTGCCGCCGGATACCGACTGAAACCGGAACGGGTAACGCAGCCCCTTGCCGAGAAAGTCGTAGCTCATCAGTTACGCTCCTCGCAGTCGAGGCCGCACTGTCCCGAGCAGCCATTTTCCGGTGCGCCGTCGTCGATGGCTTCTCCCTGGAACCGGACCACCAGATCTAGACCGCTCTTGAGTCCCAGATGGATGGTTCCGTCCGCCTCGATCAGCCCGCCGTGGTCGGACTGGCCGCACTGGAATCCTTTGGCTCCGCCGGAGAGCAGACGGACAGCGATGGTTTCGCCGATGCCCTCGATGCGGCCGATGCCGATGATGTCGATAGGTCCGGCCGGATTGATGAGGGTGATGAACCGCTCCCGGTGATCGACGTCGAGACGGATGCCCTCGGGTAGATCCACCGCGAAGCGTTCCGCGCCCATGGCGGTCGGCTCGATCCCGGCAGGCAGTCCGCTGACACCGGCCGCCTCCTGGGTCGAACGCAGATAGGACTCGGCCAGGGTGTAAAGGCGTCCCGGGGCGACCTCGATGGCCGTGCCGGGTCCGGGGGTGACGACGTGCTGTTCCCCTGCGTCGATAACGCAGATTCGCTGGTCATCCGTGGTCCGCAGGATCATGCCGTCGGGCAAGGTGAAGAGCCGGTTGCCGTCCGGCAGATCCCTGGGTTCGGTGCCCGCAGGCAGTTCGACAAAGGGATAAAAATCGGGCTCCGGCTCGATCTGTACCTGCTCCAGGTACTCCTGGGTCCTGGCCTGCTGGGCCTCAAGATAGGCCTGGGCCTGGCCACGCATCGCCTCCGAGGCGGCGTGACCGGCCTCCAGCAGCGTGCGGATGCCGGAAAGCTCCTCACGGATGCCGGACAGGTGATCGCAGAGCGCCCGTAGCACATACTGCTGTTCTCCGGAATCGGTCTGTTCGATGGTGGCCTGCAAGTCGGCGGGTTCTTCGGAAATCATGGACAGCCTCCGTTACATGCCGACGTTGGCGGGTTGGGATTGATAGCTCATGGCGTTGACCGGCGTCACTGTCCCGGTCGTGCCGTCGATTTCGAAGACAGTCCAGACCGTGCCCGGGGCGTTGGGAACGGTGAAGGTCTGCTCACGGCCATCGCTCAGGAATACCTTCACCGATGCTCCGGACTGCGCCAGGCCGGTACTCGGATTGGCGTTGCGGTTGGTGTAGTCGTGGACCGCGTAACGGTAGACGCCGGGGATGAGCCGATGGATGGTGATGGTCTCCGGCCCGTAGGAACTGGTGTCGTCCACGTCCAATTCCGCCGCCTCGTTTTCGATGGTGTGGGAATAGAACACATGGAAGCGGTCGCCCGATGGCGTCGGTCCGGTGAGATGGGAATCAAGATCCCGGGGGTTGAGCCCCCACTGCAACACGATGCGGGCGACCTGGCCGTCGAGTTCGGGCGAGAGAACGATCTGGATGTCGCCGGAGGTGTTGGGGTCGGCGTTCACCCAGCCATGCCAGGCGATGTATCCCGGCGCGGTGACCTCCACGTAATAGAATCCCTCGGGCACGGACAGCTCGAACCTGCCATAGGCGTTGGCAAAGGTCTGGAACGCCGCCGGGCCGGTTTCCGAGCGGCGGAATTCGATCAGCGTGTTGCCGACACCGCTGGTGTTGAGGGCGTTGACCACCATGCCGCTGAGGAAGACCGATGCTCCGCTGGCAAAGTCCGGATGGTCGGCGAACCAGGACGGATCGCGAACCTCCACCAGTACATGACGGAGGCTGTCCCGGACCGAGGATCGCCAGACCATGAGCACGGCATTGCCGATGGTCCAGCCGCAGCGAACGACACCGTCCGGCCCGATCTCCGCGACCTCCGGGTTGCTGGAGGCAAAGACCGGGGCGTCCACGTCGCCGCGCAGGGAGAGCGGAACCCGTTGCTCGAACTCGCCAGCGGAGAGCCGAATGGAGCGAGGCTGTACCTCCCAGTGGTTATAGGCTGACGCGGTATCCGTCATGAAGGAACCTCCACCGGTGCGGAGACGCCGCCGCCATAGACCTCGACCTGGACGTGACGCAGGCTGAGCCGCTCGGGCGAATCCCAGACCAGGATCATGGCCGCCCCGGGAACGAAGCCGCACTCGACATTGCCGTCCTCATCGACACTGGCCACGTCGGGATTGGACGATTCGAACACCGGCGCTTCGGGTAGACCACGGATCGAGAGCGGAATGCGCTGGACGAATGGGGATCGCGAGACCCGGATCAGTTTCGGGAAGACTTCCCAGTATTGCGGTTCCTGCGGCTGTTCGAGATTGTTCATGGCGGCCCCCTCAGTTGTCGATGGTGTCGGGACTGCCGGTGACGATGATGGCTCCGCAGGCGGTGATGTCGCCGATGCGGGCGTTGGGCAATCCTTCGGTGATGGTGTCGAAGCTGCCGGTCACAATGGGCGTCACGCCATGCCCAGGGATGGGACAGACGTGCAGATCACCCATGCGGGCGACCGGCATGCCGTTGTCCAGCGTCCGGCTCGCCCCGGTGATGATGACGCCGCCGTGACTGCTGATGTCGCCGAGTCGCGCCTGGGAGCTCATGGGTTCACCTTCAGCAACAGATGGATCAGAAAGCCGACGAGTCCGCCGATGGTGCTGCCGATGGTCAATACTAGGCCGACGATCTTCCACATGGTCTCGGTCCCCATCTTGGAGCCGACCCGGGCATGCAGCCGGTCGATCTCCTCGGCGTGCCGGTGCAGATCGGAATAGATCGAGCGGACCAGCACCTCGACGTTTTCCTTGTCCGATTTCTTCTCGATTTCGCGCTCGATCTTCTCGAGACGATCCTGGATTTCCCGGCGGTGACTTTCGAGGATGCTGCGGAATTCCTCCCGCCAATGATCGAAGGTCCGGGCCAGCAATTCCTCGCTGGCCGAAAGTCCGGAGGGCGTTGTTGTTCTTTCTCCCATGCGATGCTTCCTTCAGGTGTTGATCAAGACAGTGTTCGTCGAGCGAATGATGATGTTTCCGGCCACCCCATCCATGAACACGAGGCTGCCGGACTTGTCGGTGGCGCTGATGCTCTCCTGACCGGGCGCGGCGTTCATGCGCACCACCTGACCGGCCTTGTCGGTGAGCCGGATCTGTTCGGCGGCGGCGGTGGAATCGACGAGAATTTCCTGAGTGCCGTTGAGTCCCCAGATGTGAACCTTCTCCCGGCCCTTAGTGGTATCGATGAGGATCTTCTGCCAGCGGGAGCGGCCCTTGTCGCACGAGAGGATGTGGACCTTCTCCTTGTCCTGCCAGGCTTCGAGGATCACCTGCTGGCGACAGAGGTCGGTGAGCTGGATGCGGGCGCGGGAGCCGACGATCTGCGAGGCGATGTCGAGCTGGTCGCCTTTCTCGGCGTCCTTCGTGCCGCGCCGCAGGGCGTTGCCGCTCTGCATTTCCGGCTTCACCTTCCCTTCCATGGTGAGGATCTGTCCGGCGCGGTCGATGATCCGCAGCAGCTCGTCGCCGTCGCGGTCATCGGCCAGGATGGTGTGGCCGGTTTCGGTCTTGAGCAGGACCTTCAGGCGCGGGCAGTAATACGGCGGATGGCCGTGGTACTTCTTGTGTTCGAGATCGTCATGCCGGTTGGCCTGATGCTCGACCTTGTCCTCGCAGTCATGGCAGAAGGCATTCGCGCAGGTGCGCTTGGATTCCTCGGGCTGCTCGCCGGGATTGCTCCTGGCCAACCAGACCCCGGTCCAGATCGGATACTGGACGACGCCGCCCTCGAACTCGGCCCAGACCGAGGCACCTTCCTCGGGGACCAGGAACATGCCGGTATCGTCG
This window of the Anaerolineae bacterium genome carries:
- a CDS encoding phage tail protein, with product MSDWFKDNLLGLLPPLYEHNDEAGDLRTFLSLPAGTLDELKQAIDDFPTIFDVDHCDERFLPLLARLVGLEVDGTCSPDCQRRRVREAVEIYRRKGTIPAIERDFNALGWQGELQETFRSALRLNARSRLSNAKLPGLVFSLGVFRVLCLNQTEGLRDALVFHHPAGTRCFWLQFLLEWIEGGAMLDFGHANAVRRIVLAFLDETFVLSRSSLGSCRHLTNKQRAWELLQLTSTTEMLPEIDRATVKVSRFHGSQNRMRLNHKALNDWRLPYTRVGEDRVSFCTPIYTGRDFEGDVLESGFGLGESHLNRKSLTHGETELRYCFRQKDFFFDTQAEPVERAEAKYDLRLPLESRHRLCFQLGRARLNEGLDLTANQGGISNLLLASTAGCDADVTLAVDRIDRWRRRGPVFRLNANTLNTRYLSNANLTGERASLEVYVDTGSLQRHRVETMKLGASPLNTTGLRLSVDRTRPMRVSRMRLNQAGFRWSRPSYRWLFRQQDLHAPTQAGFEAATNNYRATQWPT
- a CDS encoding baseplate J protein is translated as MGRASIGYINKDYESIRQELLAKIPQLTDRWTDFNHSDLGVVLLDLFCGVGDMLAYYLDAQAAEAFLPTARQRQNVINLCKLIGYRLDSPVASTTTLRFRLSAPLGKDLTIPAGTACRALLSDGEADFETVEDGLLPRGLLSVDIPARQGVRRTETFTSTGLPFQRIRLTGDVIAQGTITVTVGDDAWSEVDHFQDSLADSRHFMADLDALDISTLIFGDGQSGAVPAQGSAIAVSYLQTIGDQGNLGPNRITQLLSPVYLNGGQVSLTATNPVPATGGASREALEHARRQAPAELRSLWKAVTLEDYQALAEGYPGVAKAKVLDTNACQNIRYYNVQLAIAPNGGGMPSALLKRDLAEFLERRKVITVEINLFDPIYRPVSIDAEVYIWPGEPLENVRSRIETALTDFFSFDQVSFGQTIHFSDLVALIDGVRGVSHMHLYAPQQDIELRHGEIPVLGSVNLDLRRAG
- a CDS encoding GPW/gp25 family protein; this encodes MSYDFLGKGLRYPFRFQSVSGGTQVSTATSREHEHIRESILQILGTRIGERFMNPEFGSRLKDLVFEQNDEVLKGLLRHYVIDAIKRWEKRVIITEVHFDDRPLNIDGNLLLVHIAYRVIQSQVDGNLVYPFYREDPNNPAPSYPQPEPEPEPPPVRSVRLSPDVRTLFNLLWFDAAEMSPDPDDSLIWPAGEYEVAYIEGAFQDRNGKWIVSDPGDNHGHYLTFEGAPETEAPQAEHALYLAASGLGFDTQSQAEDNAAGTVHRITTLEPGRIGLFYFEGKKESHYLNNTSGQPNPVWQLRGPL
- a CDS encoding PAAR domain-containing protein, which translates into the protein MSSQARLGDISSHGGVIITGASRTLDNGMPVARMGDLHVCPIPGHGVTPIVTGSFDTITEGLPNARIGDITACGAIIVTGSPDTIDN